From one Terriglobales bacterium genomic stretch:
- a CDS encoding ABC transporter ATP-binding protein, whose translation MIELRSLRKEYPNVVAVDNVEVTIPEGDIYGLIGPNGAGKTTTIRMACGLLSPTFGSIRICKIDVHRQPELAQRNIGYLSDFFSVYEDLKVWEYLDYFANAYKMAPEQIPARIDEVIHQVGLEVKRDAMIKGLSRGMKQRMGIARAVIHKPKVLLLDEPASGLDPKARADLRNLLLSLRDSGATILISSHILSELEGFCTSIGIMERGRMVRSGKL comes from the coding sequence ATGATCGAACTGCGGAGCCTGCGAAAAGAGTATCCGAACGTCGTCGCCGTGGATAACGTCGAGGTCACCATACCCGAAGGCGACATCTATGGCTTGATCGGTCCCAACGGTGCTGGCAAAACGACAACCATTCGCATGGCGTGCGGCTTGCTTTCCCCAACATTCGGCTCCATCCGCATCTGCAAAATCGACGTCCATCGGCAGCCGGAACTGGCGCAGCGCAATATCGGCTATCTCTCCGATTTCTTCTCCGTGTATGAGGACCTGAAGGTCTGGGAATACCTCGATTACTTCGCCAATGCCTATAAAATGGCGCCGGAACAGATTCCCGCGCGCATCGACGAGGTGATCCACCAGGTCGGTCTGGAAGTGAAACGCGACGCGATGATTAAGGGTTTATCTCGCGGCATGAAGCAGCGCATGGGCATCGCTCGCGCGGTGATCCACAAACCCAAGGTCCTGCTGCTCGACGAGCCCGCTTCGGGGCTTGATCCCAAGGCACGAGCTGACTTGCGGAACCTGCTCTTAAGTCTGCGCGACTCTGGCGCCACTATCCTCATTTCTTCCCACATTCTTTCCGAGCTGGAAGGCTTCTGCACCTCCATCGGCATTATGGAGCGAGGACGCATGGTGCGCAGCGGCAAGCTC